In Halictus rubicundus isolate RS-2024b chromosome 1, iyHalRubi1_principal, whole genome shotgun sequence, the sequence tgtgtgtgtgtgtgtgtgtgtatgatCACCATCCGTCGCATgttcaattatttattaacaaatgataaattatttatagaacACCGGAAACATTGGGTTAGATCATTGCTGTTACTTTAACTGGGTGTATCTGATCGGATCTCTCAAATCGACTCGGCAGTATCGTGTACGAATTGTTTGGAGAACGGGAACGAAACGAGGAATCGTGGAAGGTTCAAGACCTTTTGTTGTTAGCCGAGACTCGAATCGAACTGACTCTGCCACCCTGAGATCTATTTTTGCACATATAAGACAATGGTTCAATTGATTCCAATGATTACCAAACAGCATATTTATTGCATAGCAGTGGAACCAAGTAAATTCCGTTTTTGTACTTGACACACAAACGCGAAGAGGTggtttaaattttataaatacgCTGGTATATTTGTACTTATGTAAGCAGTAGAAAAAAAAGAGACGAAATGACTAATAAAAGATTTAGTTTACACACAACGCGACATTTCTTCTGTCACGATCGATCGAGTAACTCGTAGGAACTTAGCGCAAAACGATCACAATAAATTCTCTAATTGTTCCAGACCGATAGTTCTCAATATTATTTCACCTATAATCAGAAGAAACACAGTCGATCTTCCCTCTGACGCGATACAATACAATTACTTGCTAACAAACTCGCTAGAAATGAAAATAGTATACCTTCGGATCGATACGCTCCTATTGGATCATCCGGAAACGAACAGCCAGGATCGACCTCGCTGGAACTTCCGGTACCAATCAGCTTCAACGCGAATATAGCGTCCATCAGTTCAATTTTCTTCTTGTACATCAGCTTAGCGTGACCCTCGGCCAGTCTGAAGCACATTTACAATCACTTGAACCTGATAAACACTTCAACCTCGTAAATCATTCGAGCGCCATAATGTAGAGTACAAAGAACCAACTAACTGACCATCCCAATCAATGGATCAAAATGAATCAtctattcttaaattctttattCGACGAACACGCTACCTGATAAGGCTATCGAGTAATCGTACTGTCGTGCGTTCTTCCCTTCTTTCTGGCCTAGATCTATGATAAAGATAAGCGGCTCTGAGCACCGACTCTGCCTCCTTCGTCATTTCCGGTTGCAAACAATGAACGTGAGCCAAATATTCCCGCAAAGACTCTTCTTTCCACATGCCCTCTGACTTTAGCAACTCAATGTGATTGGTCGAGTCTCTGGTAGAACAAAATTTGATTACAACCAGCATTTAGGAAAGAATAAAATCACGTCTGGGAGCTTAGGAGCTGGCACAGTCGTGCTGCTTGTTTGAAACCTGGGTAGAAATGTAAAACATTAAAGGAATTTAAAActgttgttatattattttcaatctattaagcCTATTAGGAAGGGAAAGCTTTTACacgaagatctgcagtctagaaATAAGATATCTGTACTTTGAAGCACTAGACGAAGGACTAGATTTTAGAGTATGGGATTTCCTTGCATATTTTTTTGCCACCTCTGTGCCAACTCTCCAGTTCCCAATGATAGATCTTAATTACATTTGTCCTGAGCTCTCCCTGTTCTCATAAGCTGCTTTCAAAATGTGGTCAGACGTCAGTTTGTCCCACTCCTCGTTCCTATTGTCTTTCAATAACAATATCAAGTCAAATCTTGATAAAAGAGGATCACCCAAATTCGTTTCCCATTCCTGCTCATCGTCGAACTGACCGCCGCTCGGATTGATTGCTGCTATTACCGAACACCTAGAATTTAGCGTGCTGACTAACCCGGCTTTGGCAATGGATATCGTTTGCTGCTCCATCGCCTCGTGTACCGAGGTCCTGTCGTGGGAACTCATTGTCGTGAACTCGTCCACGCAACATATACCGCCATCGGCTAACACCAATGCTCCAGCTTCCAAATGCCAACCATCCGAGTCCTGTTTATAATTGTCTTAACCAGTGTTCTTGTTTTCATTTGTTCAACACGTTTGCTACCATCAGTAGTCTTACGAGTACAACATCATTTTCACTTGATATGATTGAGCATCTAAAAGAAGTATTTCTGTGCTGTACTTTTATTTAATGCCGAGGACAAGAGCATGGATGCACAGGTAAGCTGGCAGCAAACGTGTTAATCTTTGTTGTAAGTATTCATACATTATTTGCACATAGAGAGAGTCCAGAAAGACAGGAATTTTAAATGTCTATTCGTGTCTCAAATTAATAGGTAAACAATTTCATTGAAGACGACTAACTCTGACAGCAGTCGCCGTAAGTCCGGCAGCAGTTGATCCGATACCAGTTGTTAGAACAGATCGTACAGCCAAACGGGACGCCGCTCGCAGCAACTGGGACTTGCCGGTTCCAGGATCGCCGATTAAAAGAAGATGCGGCTCCCCTCGTACTCTTGTTCCTTATTTTTTACGAATATGTTTGTGTTTTTGTACTCGGAATGTAATAAAGAAGGAAAATACTGAACAGATAATCACCGCTTTCGTTACACTTTGGAACACCCCCAGCTAAGACAACTGCTAATGCTAGTTTGGCAATGTACATCCCATACAGTTGAGGACAAATTGAAGCCAAGATATTGTCTCTACCAAGCAGAGGATTGTCGCTATATTGTTCCCAGTAACTGATGAATACATCTTTGACCTCTTGACTGGAGATTGTCTCCGATACCTTGCGTCTCACAGAGACACAGTTTGCTAGCATTATGGTTGTTGCCTCTAAACGTTCACCAATTTCTAAAGGACTCCATACTCTTACTACTACACCACTGAAATTGTACAATACTTATTCAAGAGAGTCCACTTGTAACTGATAAAGTCTCATGTACAAGTGATAATTATTCACCTGATTTCAACATTATCTCCAGGTCTACATTTATCTACTAAGTCATCCACCAAGATAATTTGCAGCTCTTCAGCCAGAGATCTACTAGTGTCTATATTACATTTTTCCTAATCAAGTACTTGAAGTTAGTTAAGATGATAATGAATGCAATGAAGACTAAAGTGTGACTGTCACTAACTTGTACTCTTATTTCTTGACAATCAGAAGAGTCCTCTGGATCAAAGGCTGTTTGAGGTTTTATGTTTGGAGTATGACATGCTTCACATTCTGTGGTATCTGGGAATGCTTGTGTTTCCCACTCGTACTGAAATCCAACAGCATATAAATGACCAATTCGTGGAAGATTATATGCAACAGTTGTAGGGTACTTTACGAACTTTTAGAATGGTAGTGTGTTTACACTTCTTGCAGTTATATTTTTGAACAAGTCTTAGCACTGTTGGCTGCGATACTCTAACCGCTATACCACTTGTTGACACCAGTTGGCCAATTTGGCCCTGGTCAACTGTGAATGGCACAGCAGTAATCCTCATATGAATCTATTCAAAATAGGTAAAAAAAGAAGACTACATCAATTATCGGATGAACAAAAAAGTtttgattttcttaataataaaCCAGTGAAGTCatgagaaaattgaaaagtatTCGTATATTATTCACAATCTATTGAAACTACTCAGAGaagaatcattttttatttaactcgTGTTTTTTTCCATTCATGTAAAAAATTCGTAATTTACATAAAGATCGacagtctagtgataatatggtcaataaaataaattattgttaGTGAAATAGTACAATCCATTCGGTTGTAGAAAAGAACATCAAAACTTCtatattcttttaataattaaatactgttgctaaatataaatatatgcaATGCTATTACTTTTCGTTTTACAATTTGTTCTGGTTTCGCTATTTCTTCTTGAACTTGTATCGCGCCATCGTCGCACAAAGGCAAATAATATCTAGGATACTGTAGAATTTTCTGTGCCACATTGGCATCAGcttcgaataatgatacaaaactGAAAAACAATGAATTTCGAGCTTGAACAATTCTCGAACTTGAAATTACACAGCAAGTACTTACTTTATATGAATAGAATAGAACATATTAACATCGACATCGTCTAGGATCTGCTCCAACTCGTCTCGATGGTTTTTTAGCAAATACTCTTCAAGCATTTTGAAATTACATTTGTACACTGGTCTCTAGGTTATACGCTATATGTAAATAAGTACCTGTGTTATGAAACGTTCGAAAACATAATGCTTCCCGCCATATGCAGAATTATCGAAGTCACATCACGCaataacataatattaaatttgttgcaGAATGTTAATAATTCCGATATTTGGCATAATCGTTAATTGAAAGACTATAATAGATAATTCGTATTACAAATTCCATTTGTTTATATCAGAGACACCGGCGAGGTACTGATGGCTCTAGAGCcatctagagcccccttaccatttttgtgtcacatcgtaccgtatcggtcggaactaatattgtggaactaatatcacagacgaggtataggagtagaccaatcaccatatggggtttcgtgtctcacgatctgaaataccgacatcgttaacaacaactagatttttTACGtcctctactctgacgaacgataaatgttgcaactagatccatgagaagcttagaccatatacctataataaatggagGAACCTTCGACACCGACGagaaaccccgagcgtgagcactctcctatcttCTCTGTTTGATAATCGCGAGCTAATTTTTCTACGGTTGTTAAATCTTTCAACATAAAATATCCCTAGAAAGTGTTGCTAGTGTTTTTACGTTACTAGATTGGTAGCACTGGCAGTCAAACACATGGACCGCATGCTCAGAAGTAGCGTCTGGCGGTAAAGCAGTAAAGTTGCTAGTGGTGATAACAGTCCTTCATTATTTCTTCTCCAACGTGGGAAAGTTGAGGTATTTGGTCGTAATAACAGGTAAGCTAATAGATGTTGAACTTCgctatttatttaacaattagtACAAGACATTCAACTTGTCAGGATATTGATCATAGGTGATATTTTCCCGGCACTTCGCATCCTGTTCAATGCATGTTGGACAAGATGGCAGCAGTGCTTCGAATGCCTGCAGATGCCGGTGTTTTATTGTTGTGTAGtgttgttttatttattaacaatGTAGGTACGATTCAGTACAATTTACTGTCtactgattttttaatatttgcttGTCTACTATTCATTCTTGATAAAATTGATTGTTACTGTGAGTTAATGGCACAAGcgtcaaacaattttttgaaaatgtacgTAAAGGTTAAGTAAAGTGTAGAGAAAAAATAAGCATTATAAACCAAGTGATGATCACTTTCAATTTACTATTCATTGTTCGCAAGTTTATTATTACTGTTTGTTACTGTCGCTGGGGTTGGACAATTGTTAAAACATTATTTCAGAGGAGTGCAACATTCAGAGAAAACTATTTAACGCATTATAATACATAAAGCACTGATGAAACGAACATTATATTTGATCGTCTGTTTAAAAATATGATCAAAAACGAGTTTTCTATTATTCTCTTTTAGTACATGTCTGCTTATGGCCTCAAAAAGTTAAAATCTATTGCTTAACTGCACATAGTTAATCTCGAAATGAAACACTCAACTTTAATATTGGAAAGAAAGCAATATCGCATACTTCAATAcgcattccagaattttttgaaatgtttGTTAAACCTTAGAAcaataaataacatttttattaccCGAGTTTATTTTCGAATTATTTATCCGTCCATTTCCTTCCAGGTTTCCATTTTagaaatgagaaaaatttatttattcggagGGTTCGTAATTGCCACAGAGGTTGTTTGGCAGTTGTACAAAAAACTCCGAAACTTTCGAAAATGCAAAACCCACGCGAATTCGGAGAGGAATGTGACCGAACAGGGATCAAATTTTGCGGAGGTCATGTTCTTCTCTCAAGAGTCCGGTCAATGTATAGATCACATGGCTGAAGGCCCTTGCTGTGCCAAGGCATGTCCTGTTCGCTATTTACGGTAAATCCCCCATCACTTTCAGCGTCTAAGACGGCCCACACTAATGGGGATTCCCCCATGGTGTGCTCGGAATAAATCAGAACTAATCCTCTTTAGAATCGGGCGGAAAGTTCGTTCATTTTCGAATTAAATTGAAAGCTAAAGCTGGAACGAATCCACTTTAAATCAAAGCAAACAATATAAAcataattacaattatttacgttcggaaatatagaaaaattaaccTTCCATTCGACCGTATAACATAATAGAGactaattttttcaataaagcatctattcaattaatttttccaaTCGGATATTTCAAATTCATTCTAAATTCATTTCTAAATTCATTGCAATAAAATATCCATTCAATTAACATTCTATGATCTCTGGTCTGGTGGTTGTAAAAGTGTTCATACATCCTGTACAAACCCATTTTTCTGCACCATTCCGACCAAtagcgatttaaaaaaaaaactgttcatACATtacctaataaactaatccttgaGACACCTAGAAGAAGCTGAAACCGTTTGGTTCAATTTGAAGCAGGTAATTTTTAGAGGGTGTACTTTTTACATCCACTGCATCTGTGATCTTCAAAGAATCCCATCCAacagataaaattaatttatccgtATGGGATATTGTGGGATTGAGGTTCGGTAACGAACAACGTTAATTAAGCATCGAGCATCGTATTCATAAATAGAATGGGGTAGTTCGTATCCACGGTTAAAAATAGTCGCATTTCCGCGAATACGATGAGCATTTACATCCGCGACCAACCTTTTAGCCAGTTGGAGAGTTACATAAACGGAGCCAAGAACAGTTTGGACGTGTGCATGTACCTGCTGACTAGCCAGACATTGACGAAGGCCTTCGTGAGATCGCGTAAACGCGGCGTGCACGTGCGGGTGATAATGGACCGGCACATGGCACGCTCCGAATCCGCTCAAATCTCTCGTTTCCACAACAATGGTACACATGATGCTTTTTTTATCACTTTGCGGGGGCGCGAGCGTACCGTTCGGGAACCTAGATCTTTCACGAGTCCGGAAGTGTTGCAGGTATCGAGGTCAGAATGCAACGGAACGATGTCCTGATGCACCACAAGTTCGTCATCGTGGACAAACAAATCCTGATCAATGGCAGCACCAACTGGACGATGTCTGCGTTCTTCGGCAACTTCGAAAACATCCTCGTGACCAATCACAGATCTCTGGTCGAACCTTTCGAAGAACAGTTTCAGAAGCTCTGGGCCACTTTCCAACCCCCTGCTGAGAAAGATTCGCCTGCACCGTAATCTGCGACTCGGTGAGAGCACTCTTCCTGTTAAACTTTGTtccaggaaaatatttttaccttGGAGCGCACCGGAACCAAAACTCACGGAAGTATATTGATTTTTTGGTTAAAGTTCGGGCATCTTTACTTGATACCTTTCTTACCTTTTTCAGAAtgctgaaaattttttaataaactttttGTATGGTGATTTAACTTTATTCTTGTATCGATGAGTCGTTGAATcacacaataaataattttaagcgGCTTTTTGGTATAGTCTTTGATCATTTTATCAGTGGGTTTTCAGTGGGAAACATGTTGAGTCTAGCATGAGTAGTAACTGTCTGTGATTATGGCAACGTTTCTTCCTCCGATTGTACAGAATTTTTATCGGAGCACCTGCTGGAGTATACAATGTTTACcttatatatgtccgaaatgcttagccgataaaagtcccaaaactatccccactaccgcggggtatcgAGAGACctcggccgccgaggagtgtaaggtcgcgtggatcaaagaatagtatctcctggccgatatatgtccgtggctagacccgtgttttggacatatatcgagtaaatacaGAGTATACTGGAGTATACTCGAGTATACTACTCTATTCCACAAAGATAGATCATCTTTAGGAATTTATTGCATGGAAATTAGACGAGTTAGGGCTATACATCTTTTTGAGCCTAATTCGGGCATGATCCAGGGTTACGGACAAATATTTTCTCCTCGGTTTAACATTTCGATGAAGTACAGTACCTGATTAGGTGAAAGATGAATGTCATCGTCATCTATGATCAATTCAGCACTCATTTTTTGAGATTAACTTCCTGATTCGATAGTAACGGTACAATAAAATTTCGGTGGGATGAGCGATAGGGGATTTTAGAATGAAATGTAAAACGTGGTAAACCCGATGGATTCGGATTCCTGTGGTATCGGAGGCAACTGTTAACGATATAATCGACGATCGGGTGGAAACGCTCGGCTCGAGCATTTGGGCGGGAGCATATTAAAATATCGCCGCGCCGATGCATCAGATGCAACGCAACGGTGCATGGTTAGTCGGTGTTCTCATCGGCCGATAGAAGTGGAACATTGTACGTGTATATAAATAGTCTAGCCCGTATGAAAATAGACGTCGGGCCGTTGGACCGAAGGATCGATGATGATCCCCTGCGACCAGTCGCTGGACATTCTTCCCTCTATTCCTCCCCTTCCGCGGAGAAATTCACGGTCTCCTTAACCCCTTTGTCTCGGAGCTCTGTTGCGATAGGCGGATCTTCCTTTTTATCTTCAAAGATCCTTTGCCGTCGGCCCGGTGTCTTGTCATTTGCCATGTTTGATCAAAGCTGCTCGGAGAACTCGGCGTGCATTAAAAATAGACGGGAAAAAATAGTAGAAATCTTTAAGCACGCGGTAATCTGCTCACAGttgttccaaataaaatttcaatgatattATTCGCTTCTTCGTATTTATTGCATTAGTTTGGGAGGTTTGTTTCAGGGAAAATTAGCAAAACGTTGCGAGAAGGAACGAGGAAAGTGTAATCTGGCCAAATTCGTTTTaaggaatattttaataatgtcaTTTGTTCGTCTATGTTTATTGTATTTAAGTTGGACGCTTTTGTTTCTGTGAAAATTGACAAAATGTTGCGAGATAGAACGAGGAAAGTCTAGGCAAATTCGTTTAAAGGAAAGTGTCGGCGATATTGTTTAGTTCCGTGTATTTACAATGTTAACTGTTTTGTTTCTATGAAATTGCCAAACATTACGTCAGGGAATGAGGAACGTAGAAGCCGTTTAATAAGAAACAATTTATCAAAATACTTTTTGGCTCGTCATCAATGTATTATTCTCCCGGTGGACTGTAAGATTGTACTCCTGTAAAGATTATAAAAAGATGGTGACGATGTCAGAAAAACTCCCGACATCTGGAGACAATCGAACGGTTCCCCGAATCGATATcggattttcttattttatacgGTTCAGAGAAACGAACATAGTCAtctttctattaatattatgctCCGACACACGTTACGGGCCGTTATCAGCTTGCCTTCGCCATTCACGAATTTTCTGCTTCTAATATAAGGAGAATTATTATTAGAACGGTGGTGGTAGCGTTTGCGAATTGATCGCGAGAGTTCGTATTTTCGTGGAGAAGTTGAAGGGACTGAAAATTGCAGGGGAATTGGATTTTCCCTCGGCAGTGGACTACACGCCCAGACGAAAAATAGAATGAGAACGTGTTGTGTGTCAGTGAACTTTATGGGGGATTTTTACGAGCTATAAACGCTGCAGAGAGTGCCAGtctgattattattattaaaggaATTTGATGCCAACTTAAATTTTTATACTATAATTTAAAGAACCAGAAGTCGGCCAGAATTTTATATTCTTCCTTATTGACGTCAGTGATGCGAAAATAAAGTAAGACCtagattcaattaaaattcGAGGTCTGCGGATCTTTCGAGATTTTCGGCGTCTGCGAACGCCTCAGGGATCCacagaataattatttataacggACTCACTTTCATCGACGCTGCTAAATTATTTTTGCAAGGCCACTTGTCCAAACTTAATCTTTTGTAATTGTATCATAAAATCTTTGTCAAAAAATAAATTCGTACGGGACGGTCACCTTTTGTAGCGACCGTAGAATTTCTTGTAGGGGTAGTTCTtcaagaaaattcattttctcctAAATCGCTGTCAATTCTGCCACAAAGGGTGGGTCGTTATCTGAtccgatttttaaaaacttaGTTCCACAATCACAAAAATAGTTGGAATGAAACATTCACTTCCCCAATgaactaaataattttttctaggGGTGGTTCATgaagaaaattcattcttcttCAAGCGCTACTACTTCTGCCTCAAGAGGTTGATCATGCTCCGATTTCTAAAAAATTAGTTCCACAATCATGAGAAACGAATTCAAGCGAGATGCCCGCTTTCTGCATGGACCAAATCGTTTTTTCCCAGGGGTAGTTCTtcaagaaaattcattttccttCAAGTGCTACTAATTTTGCCTGCAGGGATTGATCTTCACGGGTTCTACCTTCCCGGGAACGGCTTCCACGACCATGGGGAAACAAATTGGAACGAAATGTCCACCTTTCGCAGCTGTAGCACCACTGGCTAACGGTTTCCGCGCAGCGTGGCGAAGCTTCGCTAAAAATAGCTGGACGCCGCGTGGAAATAGTACCGCGCAATCCCGAAATACGCATTGTATCCAGATACGATAAAAGCCGAGGCTGTTCGTTACAGTTGTTTGGCTCTCGTTGACTCGGTGCAAACCTATTCGTCGATGAGTAGCGTCGTCCGATCGGTATTTGCAAAGAGGATTCCCCGGTTTCGAACTGATTCCACGAACGATAAATTTTCACTCTGCGGAAAACTTCCTTTCGACCTGTTCGTTGAACACGAACGCGTCCGTTTCAGGGAAAGACGCTTTGCTTAACACGATTGATTGCCTCGTGGAACACGAGTGGATTAGCAGTAAATTAATTCTGTCGGCTTATATTCTCCGAGGGAGTCCACGCTTCTGTCGGGTGCCATACTTTCCGTCGACAGTCGGCTAGATACTTCGGGAATGGCTTGTTTTTGTTTACCGTGTTATTTTCTGCCTTCTAGCGAAGTGGTTGCCGAAATCATCTTACTCCGCGTCGAACCTGATTGTTTAGACGTTGGATCTTACATGTTGGTGTAGGTCTCAATTTTCCTTGGTTAACGCATCATCGACCGAAGATTATTCCTCAATTTTTGAAACTCTATGGATTGCTAAGGATTTTTTCAGCGATTTTTTTATCGTAAATCGACAAATTACCTCCTGTATCGTATTCTAATGATTTGGAATTGCATTTGCACAATCATTCAAGATCCTTATTAATAAGTTTCCGGTAGTTTACAGTTTCTCGATCTTTTTCGAAAAGAATTAGAGAGTTAAGATAACCGAGGATTCAGATTGATAGAAGAGCGTTCTGGGAGGGCAAAGCGATCGCGGAGTTGCAGTAGATAATTGCAATCGATCGGCGCATCTTGTGTGCCGAAGACAGAGGTCCACGCTTCCCTTGTTACTCCTATAGCCACAATTAAGTACCTTGTTTCCGCTTGTTCTCCCGTTCCTTCCGTTCTGGAGGCTTGGGAGCTAAAACCATTACACTCGACGCTAAATATAGCGTTTCGAGGGTGGCTCGCGACCCTAGACGTCAGTGCAGATCTCACCCCTGTTGGTTAAGGGCAAGGCCTAATCTTTTTTGAACTTATAGCGTCATCCTAACAGTTGCCTCATGCTCTTTGCATCATGCGGTAGAAAGTGTACTAAATGGCCGTATGAAAATTAATTGCGCAGAAACGTACCACGTGGAAACAGGTCCCCTGACGCATTAGGGTGTTACTTAGAACATGATCGTACTCTAGGGTATTACTCAGGTATGATTTAGACTTTCTGATATGTGTAACTATTCTCTATTCCAGGAAGTACATTGTAACCCTCCGACAGCGGTgtccgggtctattttgacccataTTACGAAAACCTTCACTTAACTAATCAATTTCTGACCATTAAATCGAACGAATAAAACATTACATTAGAAACAAACGCGAAGACAAATAGTAAGAAAAATCTTCAAaagtatgttttaaaaaattgataaacgaaGCTGTGAATGATTTCAAGCGAACGTCAGTTTTATAGTTGTGAAAGAGGTCCGACTCTCCGAGGGAGAATCAACATGTCCTGTATGCTACAATTGTTAAAATGATAATAATGCTCCAATGAGAGACGATTGAATACATTTTTCTATTCAAACACTGTGATAAAAATTGTGAACAGACTTAACACGTTTAGTCTTGTTGAGTTTATAGAGCAAGACAGAGGAGGCGAGTGTTGGACACTTTTAGTGCTCCCGGTGGGTTCCTCGTGTGTGAATTTGGAGCATTTTTTTGTAGGTTTCGTGGAAATCGAAGGAAGCAGAATAACCCAAGAATTCAGATTGACGAAGAAGAGTTCCGGAGGAGGATCTCGACGATCGATCAGCTCGCGCGAGAGCACCGCGAAGGTCCGTGTTTCGATCCAATTGCGAGCAAGTGCCTTGTTTCCGCTTATTCTCTCGTGCTCCCTCTTCGGGGCGGCTCAACAGCTAAAACGATTTCGCCGTTCTCCAAATATAGCGTTTCGAGGGCGGCTCGCGAGCCTAGACGTCAGCGGGCGGCAGTTTCTCTCGTAGGTTAAGGGCAGGTCGGGCACGATCACGCTATCGAGCGTGGAAGAAGAAGGTCAGGGGTCGAGTGTCCGTTGACGAGTCGCTCGGTTGCGCTTTTCCACGTTTGCGATTCGCGGGTAAAACGGTGAAAAGAAACGGGAACGAACGTGGTGCCGCGTGTACTCCGTCGAACAGTTATATCGCTCGAGAATCGTTCGAAGTAGGTCGACGACGGACATTTTTCCAATCTTTCACCTCCGGTGATGCCCGGCAGCCTCGATACATCGATGCCTCTGTGGAGCAAAGATCGAGTCAGCGCAGAGCGAGCTGGAAACCTGATTTTCGTGgtcgaaattacattttttaagtTTCATATTGCGAGAGAATTTTTGTACACATCGATCGATAACCCTTGAAGTCTTCGACGTCG encodes:
- the LOC143357113 gene encoding DNA helicase MCM9 isoform X3, translating into MFYSIHINFVSLFEADANVAQKILQYPRYYLPLCDDGAIQVQEEIAKPEQIVKRKIHMRITAVPFTVDQGQIGQLVSTSGIAVRVSQPTVLRLVQKYNCKKCKHTTILKYEWETQAFPDTTECEACHTPNIKPQTAFDPEDSSDCQEIRVQEKCNIDTSRSLAEELQIILVDDLVDKCRPGDNVEISGVVVRVWSPLEIGERLEATTIMLANCVSVRRKVSETISSQEVKDVFISYWEQYSDNPLLGRDNILASICPQLYGMYIAKLALAVVLAGGVPKCNESGTRVRGEPHLLLIGDPGTGKSQLLRAASRLAVRSVLTTGIGSTAAGLTATAVRDSDGWHLEAGALVLADGGICCVDEFTTMSSHDRTSVHEAMEQQTISIAKAGLVSTLNSRCSVIAAINPSGGQFDDEQEWETNLGDPLLSRFDLILLLKDNRNEEWDKLTSDHILKAAYENRESSGQIDSTNHIELLKSEGMWKEESLREYLAHVHCLQPEMTKEAESVLRAAYLYHRSRPERREERTTVRLLDSLIRLAEGHAKLMYKKKIELMDAIFALKLIGTGSSSEVDPGCSFPDDPIGAYRSEGILFSFLASLLASNCIVSRQREDRLCFF
- the LOC143357113 gene encoding DNA helicase MCM9 isoform X4 yields the protein MRITAVPFTVDQGQIGQLVSTSGIAVRVSQPTVLRLVQKYNCKKCKHTTILKYEWETQAFPDTTECEACHTPNIKPQTAFDPEDSSDCQEIRVQEKCNIDTSRSLAEELQIILVDDLVDKCRPGDNVEISGVVVRVWSPLEIGERLEATTIMLANCVSVRRKVSETISSQEVKDVFISYWEQYSDNPLLGRDNILASICPQLYGMYIAKLALAVVLAGGVPKCNESGTRVRGEPHLLLIGDPGTGKSQLLRAASRLAVRSVLTTGIGSTAAGLTATAVRDSDGWHLEAGALVLADGGICCVDEFTTMSSHDRTSVHEAMEQQTISIAKAGLVSTLNSRCSVIAAINPSGGQFDDEQEWETNLGDPLLSRFDLILLLKDNRNEEWDKLTSDHILKAAYENRESSGQIDSTNHIELLKSEGMWKEESLREYLAHVHCLQPEMTKEAESVLRAAYLYHRSRPERREERTTVRLLDSLIRLAEGHAKLMYKKKIELMDAIFALKLIGTGSSSEVDPGCSFPDDPIGAYRSEGILFSFLASLLASNCIVSRQREDRLCFF
- the Zuc gene encoding mitochondrial cardiolipin hydrolase zuc — its product is MRKIYLFGGFVIATEVVWQLYKKLRNFRKCKTHANSERNVTEQGSNFAEVMFFSQESGQCIDHMAEGPCCAKACPVRYLRQLESYINGAKNSLDVCMYLLTSQTLTKAFVRSRKRGVHVRVIMDRHMARSESAQISRFHNNGIEVRMQRNDVLMHHKFVIVDKQILINGSTNWTMSAFFGNFENILVTNHRSLVEPFEEQFQKLWATFQPPAEKDSPAP
- the LOC143357113 gene encoding DNA helicase MCM9 isoform X1 encodes the protein MLEEYLLKNHRDELEQILDDVDVNMFYSIHINFVSLFEADANVAQKILQYPRYYLPLCDDGAIQVQEEIAKPEQIVKRKIHMRITAVPFTVDQGQIGQLVSTSGIAVRVSQPTVLRLVQKYNCKKCKHTTILKYEWETQAFPDTTECEACHTPNIKPQTAFDPEDSSDCQEIRVQEKCNIDTSRSLAEELQIILVDDLVDKCRPGDNVEISGVVVRVWSPLEIGERLEATTIMLANCVSVRRKVSETISSQEVKDVFISYWEQYSDNPLLGRDNILASICPQLYGMYIAKLALAVVLAGGVPKCNESGTRVRGEPHLLLIGDPGTGKSQLLRAASRLAVRSVLTTGIGSTAAGLTATAVRDSDGWHLEAGALVLADGGICCVDEFTTMSSHDRTSVHEAMEQQTISIAKAGLVSTLNSRCSVIAAINPSGGQFDDEQEWETNLGDPLLSRFDLILLLKDNRNEEWDKLTSDHILKAAYENRESSGQIDSTNHIELLKSEGMWKEESLREYLAHVHCLQPEMTKEAESVLRAAYLYHRSRPERREERTTVRLLDSLIRLAEGHAKLMYKKKIELMDAIFALKLIGTGSSSEVDPGCSFPDDPIGAYRSEGILFSFLASLLASNCIVSRQREDRLCFF
- the LOC143357113 gene encoding DNA helicase MCM9 isoform X2, with protein sequence MLEEYLLKNHRDELEQILDDVDVNMFYSIHINFVSLFEADANVAQKILQYPRYYLPLCDDGAIQVQEEIAKPEQIVKRKIHMRITAVPFTVDQGQIGQLVSTSGIAVRVSQPTVLRLVQKYNCKKCKHTTILKYEWETQAFPDTTECEACHTPNIKPQTAFDPEDSSDCQEIRVQEKCNIDTSRSLAEELQIILVDDLVDKCRPGDNVEISGVVVRVWSPLEIGERLEATTIMLANCVSVRRKVSETISSQEVKDVFISYWEQYSDNPLLGRDNILASICPQLYGMYIAKLALAVVLAGGVPKCNESGTRVRGEPHLLLIGDPGTGKSQLLRAASRLAVRSVLTTGIGSTAAGLTATAVRDSDGWHLEAGALVLADGGICCVDEFTTMSSHDRTSVHEAMEQQTISIAKAGLVSTLNSRCSVIAAINPSGGQFDDEQEWETNLGDPLLSRFDLILLLKDNRNEEWDKLTSDHILKAAYENRESSGQIDSTNHIELLKSEGMWKEESLREYLAHVHCLQPEMTKEAESVLRAAYLYHRSRPERREERTTVRLLDSLIRLAEGHAKLMYKKKIELMDAIFALKLIGTGSSSEVDPGCSFPDDPIGAYRSEGEIILRTIGLEQLENLL